One genomic region from Streptomyces venezuelae encodes:
- a CDS encoding NADH-quinone oxidoreductase subunit D translates to MTETTVGIGGAAESTDMVLNIGPQHPSTHGVLRLRLVLDGEVVQQAEPVIGYMHRGAEKLFEARDYRQIIMLANRHDWLSAFSNELGVVMAVERMLGMEVPERAVWTRTLLAELNRVLNHLMFLGSYPLELGGITPVFHAFREREELQAVMEEVSGGRMHYMFNRVGGLKEDLPAGWLGRARQAVADVRSRMDVYDRLVLGNEIFRGRTRGVGVLSQAAVHAYGVSGPIARASGVDFDLRRDEPYLAYGELQDTLRVAVREEGDCLARFECLLDQTHNALDLADACLDRIAELPQGPINQRLPKVLKAPEGHTYAWTENPLGVNGYYLVSKGEKTPYRLKLRSASFNNIQALVELLPGTLVADMVAILGSLFFVVGDIDK, encoded by the coding sequence ATGACGGAGACGACGGTCGGAATCGGCGGCGCGGCGGAGAGCACCGACATGGTGCTGAACATCGGCCCGCAGCACCCCTCGACCCATGGCGTGCTCCGGCTCCGGCTCGTCCTCGACGGCGAGGTCGTCCAGCAGGCCGAGCCGGTGATCGGTTACATGCACCGCGGCGCCGAGAAGCTCTTCGAGGCGCGTGACTACCGGCAGATCATCATGCTGGCCAACCGTCACGACTGGCTCTCCGCCTTCTCCAACGAGCTCGGGGTCGTCATGGCCGTCGAGCGGATGCTGGGCATGGAGGTCCCCGAGCGCGCCGTGTGGACCCGTACGCTCCTCGCCGAGCTGAACCGGGTCCTCAACCACCTCATGTTCCTCGGCTCGTACCCCCTCGAACTGGGCGGGATCACCCCGGTCTTCCACGCCTTCCGGGAGCGCGAGGAGCTCCAGGCCGTGATGGAGGAGGTCTCCGGCGGCCGGATGCACTACATGTTCAACCGGGTCGGCGGCCTCAAGGAGGACCTGCCCGCCGGCTGGCTCGGGCGGGCGCGGCAGGCCGTCGCGGACGTCCGTTCGCGGATGGACGTGTACGACCGGCTGGTCCTCGGCAACGAGATCTTCCGGGGCCGTACGCGCGGCGTCGGCGTCCTGTCGCAGGCCGCGGTCCACGCGTACGGGGTGTCCGGGCCGATCGCCCGCGCCTCGGGCGTCGACTTCGACCTGCGCCGCGACGAGCCGTACCTGGCCTACGGGGAGCTCCAGGACACGCTGCGGGTCGCCGTGCGCGAGGAGGGCGACTGCCTGGCCCGCTTCGAGTGCCTGCTCGACCAGACCCACAACGCCCTGGACCTGGCGGACGCCTGCCTGGACCGGATCGCCGAGCTGCCGCAGGGGCCGATCAACCAGCGGCTGCCGAAGGTGCTGAAGGCGCCGGAGGGGCACACGTACGCCTGGACGGAGAACCCGCTCGGCGTCAACGGCTACTACCTGGTCTCCAAGGGCGAGAAGACGCCGTACCGGCTGAAGCTCCGCTCGGCGTCGTTCAACAACATCCAGGCGCTGGTCGAGCTGCTGCCGGGGACGCTCGTCGCCGACATGGTCGCGATCCTCGGCTCGCTGTTCTTCGTCGTCGGCGACATCGACAAGTAG
- a CDS encoding SAM-dependent methyltransferase: MTDEVTGETCQWQGWREATERALYGPGGFYLRPEGPAGHFRTSVHASALFAGAVARLLGEVAEELGTAGVDLVDVGAGRGELLTAVLTATAGTGLHVRAYAVERAARPAGLDERIVWTDRLPEPGSVRGLLFANEWLDNVPVDVAEADAAGVARYVEVRADGTERLAAPVAGPDAEWLARWWPLREPGARAEIGRPRDAAWAAAVGSLAAGRAVAVDYGHVRDSRPPFGTLTGFRAGREVPPVPDGGCDVTAHVAVDACAAAGGGDGELLTQREALHRLGVSGGRPPLSMASADPAGYVRALASAGEAAELTARGGLGDFHWLVQRVGPAAG; encoded by the coding sequence GTGACGGATGAGGTGACGGGTGAGACGTGTCAGTGGCAGGGGTGGCGCGAGGCCACGGAGCGGGCGCTGTACGGCCCGGGGGGCTTCTATCTGCGCCCCGAGGGACCCGCGGGCCATTTCCGTACGTCGGTGCACGCCTCCGCGCTCTTCGCGGGGGCCGTGGCCCGGCTGCTCGGCGAGGTCGCGGAGGAGCTGGGGACGGCCGGGGTCGATCTCGTGGACGTGGGCGCGGGCCGGGGTGAGCTGCTGACGGCGGTGCTGACGGCGACCGCGGGCACGGGTCTCCACGTCCGGGCGTACGCGGTCGAGCGCGCGGCCCGTCCGGCGGGGCTCGACGAGCGGATCGTCTGGACGGACCGGCTGCCGGAGCCGGGGAGCGTGCGCGGGCTCCTCTTCGCGAACGAGTGGCTCGACAACGTGCCGGTGGACGTGGCCGAGGCCGACGCGGCGGGCGTCGCCCGGTACGTGGAGGTCCGCGCCGACGGTACGGAGCGGCTCGCCGCGCCCGTCGCGGGCCCCGACGCGGAGTGGCTGGCCCGCTGGTGGCCGCTGCGGGAGCCCGGCGCGCGGGCCGAGATCGGGCGCCCCCGGGACGCGGCGTGGGCGGCGGCGGTGGGATCGCTCGCGGCGGGCCGCGCGGTGGCCGTCGACTACGGGCACGTACGGGACTCCCGGCCGCCCTTCGGCACCCTGACGGGCTTCCGGGCCGGCCGCGAGGTCCCGCCGGTCCCGGACGGCGGCTGCGACGTGACGGCCCACGTGGCGGTGGACGCGTGCGCGGCGGCGGGGGGCGGGGACGGGGAGCTGCTCACCCAGCGGGAGGCCCTGCACCGGCTCGGGGTGTCCGGGGGGCGCCCGCCGCTCTCCATGGCCTCGGCCGATCCCGCCGGCTACGTCCGCGCGCTCGCCTCCGCCGGCGAGGCCGCCGAGCTGACCGCCCGCGGCGGTCTGGGCGATTTCCACTGGCTGGTCCAGCGGGTCGGGCCCGCCGCCGGGTGA
- a CDS encoding sensor histidine kinase — protein sequence MQRLYDFIRRHPTGVDTFWAVVLLGVSLLWVGTTYPAVGNPLAFGVVAVLFSLVVALRRRAPEKMLLLSVALGLGQLAFGLEPFVADFAMLVIVFTVAAHDGPRWASRLALAGGLSAATLSQLRWPMDGIDSLAATIFFTVIMTVPFALAWVLGDSLRTRRAYFAQLEERASRLEQEREAQAKVAVAAERARIARELHDVVAHNVSVMVVQADGAAYVMDSSPETAKQALETISTTGRQALAEMRRLLGILRTGEHQEAGEYVPQPDVRQIEDLVEQVRGAGLTVDFAIEGSPRPLPSGVELTAYRIVQEALTNTRKHGGPDVGASVRLVYFDDGLGLLVEDDGRGAPQEMYEDGGADGRGHGLIGMRERVGMVGGTLDAGPRPGGGFRISALLPLKPAH from the coding sequence GTGCAGCGCCTCTACGACTTCATCCGCAGACACCCGACGGGCGTCGACACCTTCTGGGCCGTCGTCCTCCTCGGGGTCTCCCTGCTGTGGGTGGGGACGACCTACCCTGCGGTCGGCAACCCCCTCGCGTTCGGGGTGGTCGCGGTGCTCTTCTCCCTGGTCGTGGCCCTGCGCCGACGCGCCCCGGAGAAGATGCTGCTGCTGTCGGTCGCCCTCGGCCTCGGCCAGCTCGCCTTCGGCCTGGAACCGTTCGTCGCCGACTTCGCCATGCTCGTGATCGTCTTCACGGTCGCGGCGCACGACGGACCCCGCTGGGCGTCCCGCCTCGCGCTCGCCGGCGGACTGAGCGCGGCCACGCTCTCGCAGCTGAGATGGCCCATGGACGGCATCGACTCCCTCGCGGCCACGATCTTCTTCACCGTCATCATGACCGTCCCCTTCGCCCTCGCCTGGGTCCTCGGCGACTCGCTCCGCACCCGCCGCGCCTACTTCGCGCAGCTGGAGGAGCGGGCCTCCCGCCTGGAGCAGGAGCGCGAGGCCCAGGCCAAGGTCGCCGTCGCCGCCGAGCGGGCCCGGATCGCCCGCGAGCTGCACGACGTCGTCGCGCACAACGTGTCGGTGATGGTCGTCCAGGCCGACGGCGCCGCCTATGTCATGGACTCGTCCCCCGAGACCGCCAAGCAGGCCCTGGAGACGATCTCCACCACGGGCCGGCAGGCCCTCGCCGAGATGCGCCGCCTCCTCGGCATCCTGCGCACCGGCGAGCACCAGGAGGCCGGCGAGTACGTGCCCCAGCCCGACGTACGGCAGATCGAGGACCTCGTCGAGCAGGTCCGGGGCGCCGGCCTCACCGTCGACTTCGCGATCGAGGGGAGCCCGCGCCCGCTGCCCAGCGGCGTCGAGCTCACCGCGTACCGGATCGTGCAGGAGGCGCTCACCAACACGCGCAAGCACGGCGGTCCCGACGTCGGCGCGAGCGTCCGGCTCGTCTACTTCGACGACGGCCTCGGGCTGCTCGTCGAGGACGACGGCCGGGGCGCACCGCAGGAGATGTACGAGGACGGCGGCGCCGACGGGCGCGGCCATGGTCTGATCGGGATGCGCGAGCGGGTCGGCATGGTCGGCGGCACGCTGGACGCGGGGCCGCGCCCCGGTGGTGGTTTCCGGATCAGCGCCCTGCTTCCCCTCAAGCCCGCTCACTAG
- a CDS encoding response regulator, whose amino-acid sequence MSIRVMLVDDQVLLRTGFRMVLAAQPDMEVVAEAGDGVEALEVLRSTAVDVVLMDVRMPKLDGVETTRRICSQPGAPKVLILTTFDLDEYAFSGLKAGASGFMLKDVPPAELLGAIRSVHSGDAVVAPSTTRRLLDRFSPMLPSTGKETRAVDSALARLTDREREVMMLVAQGLSNGEIAARLVLSEATVKTHVGRILTKLGLRDRVQVVVLAYESGLVRAGGGA is encoded by the coding sequence ATGTCCATCCGCGTGATGCTCGTCGACGACCAGGTGCTGCTGCGTACCGGTTTCCGCATGGTGCTCGCCGCCCAGCCGGACATGGAGGTCGTGGCGGAGGCTGGCGACGGGGTCGAGGCCCTTGAGGTGCTCCGCTCCACGGCGGTCGACGTCGTCCTGATGGACGTGCGCATGCCGAAGCTGGACGGGGTGGAGACGACCCGGCGGATCTGCTCGCAGCCGGGCGCGCCGAAGGTGCTGATCCTGACCACCTTCGACCTCGACGAGTACGCGTTCTCGGGGCTGAAGGCGGGCGCGAGCGGCTTCATGCTGAAGGACGTGCCGCCGGCGGAGCTGCTCGGCGCGATCCGGTCGGTGCACAGCGGCGACGCGGTGGTGGCGCCCTCGACGACCCGTCGGCTGCTCGACCGCTTCTCGCCGATGCTGCCGTCGACGGGCAAGGAGACGCGGGCCGTCGACAGTGCGCTCGCGCGGCTCACGGACCGGGAGCGCGAGGTGATGATGCTGGTCGCGCAGGGCCTGTCGAACGGTGAGATCGCGGCGCGGCTCGTCCTGTCGGAGGCGACGGTGAAGACCCACGTCGGCCGGATCCTCACCAAGCTGGGCCTGCGCGACCGGGTGCAGGTCGTGGTCCTCGCGTACGAGTCGGGCCTGGTCCGCGCGGGCGGCGGCGCGTGA